One window of the Syngnathoides biaculeatus isolate LvHL_M chromosome 11, ASM1980259v1, whole genome shotgun sequence genome contains the following:
- the nsd1a gene encoding histone-lysine N-methyltransferase, H3 lysine-36 specific isoform X1 — MSQSYRPAFHSAFGSLSQLEPGPRNGYVGGSYARQCSMVKLGSEQPSASNCYSPLKTLCDFNAVVKKADHHAKDRLHSSSPVREDDNEFESVLLPPSPCNDNTDSFQSLPLFNRNGFPPYNLDGLEHCSPTSNGYLHFGTTLFDTSDMKQQHHHDHTEFKRSKGFIPYHQTWEHPFIGSRTSNISGSVQRTYKPAVFNLMSKTISELNPTVSPRTLSDITMRDVWSLDEESESEGELASTGPDLISPSGTNSDSSSPKRRPPLSVQYVQGELVWAKFNRRPWWPCRVLCDPQLGLHTKMKLPSPRPCRMYFLETIGEMVESAWVPGNAVFPFKGGYQFDDLPLLRRRGKQKEKDYKYTIPKSLESAWKVSVTEAEHMLFLQQRNAKSFPGASLKGQESALGPPLEPLPFTVNAGQLPSPNIVPSRNEQDVINNSAGTLSNQSKTCKKKKKCLSDIFGHIIAGPTESLVVTETLDPHTSRALKKEPEDSPYASLETVPVLHCPTRPTISPTRELDRPFTHIKTIFRETVQYSTDSHNSDSDFGDILDCKNQILRNNEETVHSPGNKMPKKLLASSCPATTAMEADDDVELQDVPTQISNHSDCCPNEPNDTHLLKTQTSSSWELFTDASSSVNHSTPRRHTKKPGKKKNCVGTVIKSPSVDHCNSFSHPVQIKIENFSPDLSSSPSPASLSPMNAFQDVKEVTFQSLVDENRDTQGATFRPDSNYKFSTFLMLLKDIHDTREKEGKPLVIPPSPLLIKEEPLVMPSSCGEPLTVSSGTLSQEIKTEFVQLGKCSTVKTECRTKASLSAENCHSEEFPLQIDNSDRQRRKQRLPAKLKLPFPGLSSNMEDLALGKEFVGGHADLAENNHAIPCDSAATYLDKRSQSPIAPKKRWQMLEENETNKLYTMQASSGVHLEDEGLPYNNSFSEESCAAGHSENKRLRRPTKRLLESREEYEQIFAPLKKSKKQTFDSYDMVHSDTSEIVSPVLDSSISSETLASASFSRAPPTSPTPEAHCQSQDQCPPVGPAISSASTQSPLEMVTAEEPELPLNSATELKAERKRLRKLSHKILDCTIEEVLGLRKKEEPKYPPKVFSEVKVLDMKNSITSKVKLRENMRAAVKKEKHFLDASPAPVTGSSPSEAEDEVSVVTENKSPEEKAKLNPCSTEEKHNSETETSKVEVLDASLMDSPSSQLDVQGKMSAASFKENVCQVCERTGDLLVCDGHCYGAFHPQCIGLSVAPKGNFLCQQCTSGVYTCFVCKKSGDDVKRCIIPLCGKFYHTDCIMAFSATQQHNKSFRCPLHICLSCHIANPLNACGSKGRLARCVRCPVAYHANDNCMAAGSVVLANNGFLCPNHFTPRKGCKNHEHINVSWCFVCSEGGSLLCCEACPAAFHQECLNIEMPQDSWFCNDCKAGKRPRIKDILWVKWGRYRWWPAEVCPVKDVPNNILRMKHEVGEFPVQFFGSKDFVWTYQARVFPYMEGDTHNIEKMGKGADTVYKNALIEAAERFKELLTEREMRQLQEDRKNHKKPLPYKHIKVNKPIGKVQIITADLSEVPRCNCKASDENPCGVDSECINRMLLYECHPQVCAAGERCQNQTFTKRQYTVVEIFRTLSRGWGLRSVSDIKKGAFVSEYVGEVIDEEECRARIKHAQEKDIFNFYMLTLDKDRIIDAGPKGNQARFMNHSCQPNCETQKWTVNGDTRVGLFALQDIPKGVELTFNYNLECLGNGKTACKCGAPNCSGFLGVRPKNQLPAEKLREGKRRGPMKKKTKQQVTKEREDECFSCGDGGQIVSCKKPGCPKVYHADCLNLAKRPAGRWECPWHQCDVCGVEAASFCEMCPSSFCKAHRDGMLFISKLDGKLSCSEHDPCGPDPLEPGEIREYVPDVSASKPASNATPLASCPDSSSRGSSPAASHGCRADPATHELPPPRLYINTKTATSSFIPSSRSSLTDGSEEKVFSSPTSSKDHSEDGEMEEGEVYGIEVDLDDDDDDYDDDDADDDVGEIELVEDESLYEDSLEEDEEETNVFDSWGYNVEEDCRSEDLRGCDSTREDD, encoded by the exons ATGAGTCAGTCGTACAGACCGGCTTTTCACTCAGCATTCGGCTCCCTTAGCCAGCTAGAGCCGGGACCCCGGAATGGGTACGTGGGCGGCTCCTACGCAAGGCAGTGCAGCATGGTGAAACTCGGGTCGGAGCAGCCATCAGCTTCCAACTGTTACAGCCCGCTGAAGACGCTGTGTGACTTTAACGCTGTGGTCAAGAAGGCGGACCACCATGCTAAGGACCGCTTGCACTCTTCAAGCCCAGTAAGGGAGGATGACAATGAGTTTGAGTCCGTCCTTCTGCCTCCCTCGCCATGCAACGATAACACAGACTCATTTCAATCGTTGCCACTCTTTAATAGGAATGGCTTCCCACCTTACAATCTGGACGGTTTAGAACACTGTTCTCCTACTTCAAATGGCTACTTGCATTTTGGCACCACATTGTTTGACACCAGCGACATGAAGCAGCAACACCACCACGATCACACCGAATTCAAACGGAGTAAGGGCTTCATCCCCTATCACCAGACTTGGGAGCACCCTTTTATAGGCTCTCGAACCTCAAACATTTCAGGATCAGTCCAAAGGACGTACAAACCTGCTGTTTTTAATCTGATGTCTAAAACTATATCGGAACTCAACCCCACAGTGAGCCCCCGCACACTCTCAGACATCACTATGAGAGATGTGTGGAGTCTGGACGAGGAATCGGAAAGTGAAGGGGAACTTGCCTCCACTGGTCCTGATCTTATTTCTCCATCTGGCACGAACTCGGAT TCCAGCAGTCCAAAAAGAAGGCCTCCACTATCAGTACAATATGTGCAAGGCGAGTTGGTGTGGGCAAAGTTTAACAGACGGCCCTGGTGGCCCTGCAGAGTTCTCTGCGACCCTCAGTTAGGCCTTCACACCAAGATGAAAC TCCCCAGTCCCCGCCCCTGCCGCATGTACTTTCTGGAGACAATTGGCGAGATGGTTGAGTCCGCCTGGGTGCCTGGGAACGctgtttttcctttcaaagGGGGCTATCAATTTGATGACCTTCCCTTGCTTAGACGGAGAGGGAAACAGAAGGAGAAAGACTACAAGTACACG ATACCCAAAAGCTTGGAGTCTGCATGGAAAGTCAGTGTGACGGAAGCTGAGCATATGCTCTTTCTGCAACAACGGAATGCCAAGAGTTTTCCTGGAGCATCTCTTAAGGGACAGGAGTCTGCACTCGGCCCACCACTGGAGCCTCTCCCTTTCACTGTGAATGCTGGTCAGCTCCCATCCCCTAATATTGTTCCCAGTAGAAATGAGCAAGATGTTATCAACAACTCAGCAGGAACACTTTCCAATCAGAGCAAGacttgcaaaaagaaaaagaaatgtttgtcGGACATATTTGGGCATATTATCGCTGGTCCAACTGAGTCATTGGTCGTGACAGAGACACTGGACCCTCATACAAGTCGTGCACTGAAAAAAGAACCTGAAGACTCACCTTATGCAAGTCTGGAAACTGTTCCCGTGTTACATTGTCCAACGCGCCCAACAATCTCTCCAACACGGGAACTTGACAGGCCTTTCACacatataaaaacaatattcaGAGAAACAGTCCAGTATTCTACAGATTCACATAATTCTGATAGCgattttggagacattttgGACTGTAAAAATCAGATATTAAGGAACAATGAGGAAACTGTGCATAGTCCAGGGAATAAGATGCCTAAAAAGCTGCTTGCCAGTAGTTGTCCTGCGACGACAGCCATGGAAGCAGATGACGATGTTGAGCTCCAAGATGTCCCTACCCAAATCTCAAACCACTCTGATTGTTGTCCAAATGAACCCAATGATACACACCTGTTAAAAACTCAAACATCTAGCTCTTGGGAATTATTCACTGATGCATCATCCTCTGTAAATCACAGCACTCCAAGGAGACATACAAAGAAGcctggcaagaaaaaaaattgcgttgGCACAGTTATAAAGTCTCCTAGTGTGGACCATTGTAATTCCTTTAGTCATCCAGTTCAAATTAAGATAGAGAATTTTAGCCCGGACTTGTCATCTTCTCCCTCCCCCGCATCACTGAGTCCCATGAATGCTTTCCAGGATGTGAAGGAAGTCACGTTTCAGTCTCTTGTCGACGAGAACCGTGACACGCAGGGGGCCACATTCCGTCCTGATTCTAATTATAAATTCAGTACGTTCCTCATGCTCCTCAAAGACATTCATGACACTAGAGAAAAAGAGGGTAAGCCCCTAGTTATCCCACCATCACCACTGCTTATCAAGGAAGAACCCTTAGTCATGCCTTCTTCATGTGGTGAGCCGCTGACAGTGTCTTCTGGCACTTTGAGCCAAGAAATCAAAACAGAGTTTGTGCAATTGGGAAAATGCTCAACAGTGAAAACTGAGTGCAGGACTAAAGCTTCCTTGTCAGCAGAAAATTGCCACTCTGAAGAGTTTCCATTACAGATTGATAACTCTGACAGACAGCGGCGAAAACAGAGACTTCCTGCCAAACTAAAACTTCCATTCCCTGGCCTTTCCTCCAATATGGAGGACTTGGCTCTCGGCAAGGAATTTGTTGGTGGCCATGCTGATTTAGCAGAAAATAATCATGCCATACCCTGTGATTCTGCTGCCACCTACCTGGACAAGAGATCTCAATCCCCTATTGCCCCAAAGAAGCGTTGGCAGATGCTTGAGGAAAACGAGACAAACAAGTTGTACACAATGCAAGCATCTTCAGGTGTTCATCTGGAAGATGAGGGGCTTCCATACAATAACTCATTCTCTGAGGAAAGCTGTGCAGCTG GTCATTCTGAGAACAAACGCCTCCGGAGACCAACAAAAAGACTCCTGGAGTCCAGAGAGGAATATGAACAAATATTTGCCCCCCTAAAGAAATCCAAAAAACAAACCTTTGACTCATATGATATG GTTCACAGTGATACCAGTGAAATTGTGTCACCAGTCCTGGATTCCAGCATCTCATCAGAGACACTTGCCTCAGCGTCATTCTCCAGAGCCCCCCCCACATCTCCAACTCCAGAGGCCCATTGTCAGTCTCAGGATCAATGCCCACCTGTAGGCCCCGCCATTTCCTCAGCTTCAACTCAATCCCCTCTTGAGATGGTCACAGCCGAAGAACCTGAACTACCTCTAAATTCAG CTACGGAGTtaaaagctgaaagaaaaaggctTCGGAAGCTGTCTCATAAGATTTTGGATTGCACCATTGAAGAAGTGTTGGGATTGCGAAAGAAGGAG gAGCCAAAGTACCCCCCTAAAGTTTTTTCTGAAGTTAAAGTGTTGGACATGAAAAATTCAATAACTTCGAAGGTTAAACTTAGGGAAAATATG CGGGCAGCTGTTAAGAAAGAGAAACATTTTCTCGATGCATCCCCTGCCCCTGTTACTGGCTCTTCACCATCCGAGGCTGAAGATGAGGTCAGCGTTGTCACTGAAAACAAGTCTCCTGAGGAGAAAGCCAAGTTGAACCCCTGCAGTACTGAAGAGAAACACAACTCAGAAACTGAAACCTCCAAAGTTGAG GTGCTTGATGCCAGTTTGATGGACAGCCCATCTTCCCAATTGGATGTTCAAGGAAAAATGAGTGCTGCTTCCTTTAAGGAAAATGTCTGCCAG GTGTGTGAGAGGACGGGAGACCTTCTGGTATGTGATGGCCACTGTTATGGAGCCTTTCACCCACAATGCATTGGTTTGTCTGTGGCACCCAAGGGAAATTTCCTCTGCCAACAATGTACCTCTG GCGTTTACACATGCTTTGTGTGTAAAAAGTCTGGTGATGACGTGAAGCGATGCATAATCCCACTGTGTGGAAAATTCTATCACACCGACTGCATCATGGCCTTCTCAGCCACGCAGCAACATAACAAAAGCTTCCGCTGCCCCTTACACATTTGTCTCTCATGTCACATTGCCAATCCTCTCAATGCCTGTGGCTCCAAAG GACGTTTGGCTCGGTGTGTGCGGTGCCCTGTGGCTTATCACGCTAATGACAACTGTATGGCAGCTGGGAGTGTGGTGCTGGCCAACAACGGTTTTCTCTGTCCAAATCACTTCACTCCTCGGAAGGGCTGCAAGAACCATGAACACATCAATGTTAGCTGGTGCTTTGTGTGCTCTGAAG GAGGCAGCTTGCTTTGCTGTGAAGCCTGTCCAGCTGCTTTTCATCAAGAATGTCTCAATATCGAGATGCCTCAAGACAGCTGGTTCTGCAATGACTGCAAGGCGGGAAAGAGACCACGAATCAAGGACATACTGTGGGTCAAATGGGGACGCTACAG ATGGTGGCCTGCTGAAGTGTGTCCGGTCAAAGATGTCCCAAATAACATCTTGAGGATGAAACATGAAGTAGGGGAGTTCCCAGTGCAGTTTTTTGGCTCTAAAGATTTTGTATGGACTTACCAGGCCCGTGTGTTCCCCTACATGGAGGGTGATACACACAACATTGAGAAAATGGGCAAGGGGGCAGATACGGTGTACAAAAATG CCCTGATTGAAGCAGCAGAGAGGTTCAAAGAGCTTCTAACAGAAAGGGAAATGAGGCAGCTTCAGGAGGACAGAAAGAACCACAAGAAACCTCTTCCTTACAAACATATTAAG GTCAATAAGCCAATTGGAAAGGTGCAAATCATCACAGCTGACCTATCTGAGGTCCCACGCTGCAACTGCAAGGCATCGGATGAGAACCCGTGTGGCGTGGACTCTGAGTGCATTAATCGAATGCTGTTGTATGAGTGCCACCCTCAAGTTTGCGCTGCAGGGGAGCGCTGTCAGAACCAGACCTTCACAAAACGGCAGTACACAGTTGTTGAGATATTCCGGACACTGTCTCGTGGTTGGGGTTTACGTAGTGTGTCAGACATCAAGAAG GGAGCTTTTGTGAGTGAATATGTGGGGGAAGTCATAGATGAGGAAGAATGTCGGGCCAGAATCAAACATGCTCAGGAAAAAGACATCTTTAATTTCTACATGTTGACACTAGATAAG GACCGAATAATAGATGCAGGACCGAAAGGGAATCAGGCTCGCTTTATGAATCACAGCTGCCAGCCCAACTGTGAAACTCAGAAATGGACTGTGAATGGGGACACCCGTGTGGGACTGTTTGCTCTCCAAGACATCCCAAAAG GTGTGGAGCTGACTTTTAACTACAACCTGGAGTGTCTTGGCAATGGCAAGACTGCCTGTAAATGTGGCGCACCCAACTGCAGCGGGTTCCTTGGTGTTCGACCCAAG AACCAGCTGCCAGCTGAGAAATTGAGGGAAGGGAAGAGGAGAGGGCCcatgaagaagaagaccaaGCAACAGGTGACCAAAGAGAGGGAGGATGAGTGTTTCAGCTGTGGTGACGGGGGCCAGATCGTGTCATGTAAGAAGCCTGGTTGCCCAAAGGTCTACCATGCTGACTGTCTCAACCTGGCCAAGAGACCTGCAG GGCGATGGGAGTGTCCTTGGcaccagtgtgacgtctgcggTGTAGAGGCAGCTTCTTTCTGTGAGATGTGCCCGAGCTCATTCTGCAAAGCCCATCGCGATGGCATGCTGTTCATCTCCAAGCTAGACGGCAAGCTGTCCTGCAGCGAGCACGACCCCTGTGGGCCCGACCCCTTGGAGCCAGGCGAGATCCGTGAATATGTCCCCGACGTGTCCGCCTCAAAGCCCGCCTCCAATGCTACGCCGCTTGCTTCCTGCCCGGACTCAAGCTCCAGAGGTTCTTCCCCCGCCGCCTCACATGGCTGTCGAGCTGATCCCGCCACACACgagcttcctcctcctcgtctctACATAAACACAAAGACCGCCACGTCAAGCTTCATCCCTTCCAGCAGATCTTCCCTCACAGATGGGAGTGAAGAGAAAGTGTTTTCCAGCCCGACCTCCTCCAAAGATCACAGCGAGGATGGCGAGATGGAGGAGGGGGAGGTGTATGGGATAGAAGTAGAcctagatgatgatgatgatgactatGACGACGATGACGCAGATGACGATGTGGGGGAAATAGAGTTAGTGGAGGATGAGTCACTGTACGAAGACAGCctagaggaagatgaggaggagaCAAATGTGTTTGACAGTTGGGGTTATAACGTGGAGGAAGATTGCAGGAGTGAAGACCTCAGGGGGTGTGACTCGACCAGAGAAGACGATTGA